The following nucleotide sequence is from Malania oleifera isolate guangnan ecotype guangnan chromosome 4, ASM2987363v1, whole genome shotgun sequence.
TCATCTTGCCTTTGTTGCAAGAATTTATTTTTTAGCATAACTCTAAAATCTCCTatacttcattttgaaaaatattttggagatttcTTATGCGGATTTGAAGATCTTTGAAGTAtactttacattttttttttatcaaagataatttattattatttgggcaTAAATTGATTTGAGTGCAAAATCCTAGGTTCTCATacacttcatttgaaaaatatttttaggagaatattttTTATTAGGGTTTGCATATTTGAAGTGCTTTATTATATACATCTAACTCAAAGATTGCAtaagttattttgaaaaaatcacatactcactgaactttaaattcatatcatacatgagtgcATATAGAgttttattgttgtacacatctacttgtttGAGAAGCACTTTAgttgtacaaaaatattataCTTGTTATATTCCCGACATGTGGTTGAAAGAGGATTGCACTGTCCTACAACATTCACCGGATTGCTTAGACTCGATTGAGAAAGCACCGATTTGCTTAGAGTTAGTTAAGAAAACACCGGATGGTTTAAACCCAATTAGGAAAATCAGGTACACCTTTCTAAGATATGGTTGTAAAGGTTGTGGTCAACCTTGTGAATCTGACTTGGGGTATTCTcttgcctagtaaggagagggtaattgtaatcggtgtcgctccacccgtaagcaagcaattagtggaatcttcttacttgtgagcttgaggcggggacatggGCAatgttggctgaaccccgatatcatatcgtgtgtcgTTCTTTCTTtccctgcactttaattttctaCACTTAAATTCCTGGACATGTATGCTTATAGTTAAAtttattatgaatgtgtgcatgttttaaatattgtgaatgattgagaaatattgagCCTGCTATATTTGATATTAATATCTTCATAATTgagtagaaagaccctaggttgtatattACTGAATTGTGATTTGAACCGAACCTaggcaaaaaaaatttaaatacccaattcacctccctcccctcttgggaatacaccaattccaacaagtagTGCTCcttgagtttttttaaaaatgatactTCACcacttaaatttttaaaaattattagaaAACCCTATGAGATTTAAATTTATCAACAAAATAAACATTCTACAAGTTGCCCATTAGTCAACCAATAAATTTAAACCgtaataaaatgttattttaaattgatatcaatttagcaaattaaatgaagaaaatTGGCCAGTGTAATATCTTGAAAACTGAACAAATGAATATGAAACCTAACTGATTCTTGAATTGAATGGTCTAATTGGTCACATCTCTTTTTGGGTCAATCAATTGACCTTGGCATAACAAAataattctattattattttaatttttttaaaatatatatatatatatatatatgaaaaaagtaaaaaattgcttataatataatatatagtaattataatactacaaattaaatgcaattttCATATTAATTTAATGACTTGacacatcataaaacaaatagaacataatttaatatttttaaattcaagtaactatcaatatatgttaaaaaatataaacaaaaattttaaaattcatactttgTAAAATGAAATTATAAAGTTGAATTTCAGTTCTTTTGTGAgtaaaatatgaatgttaaatggataaagaaaattaaaatttatattaattggttgaccTTATCAAGTCAACTCACTGACTTTTTCTTCTTGGTATTATCTAAGTTGTTATGTTTAAAAATGGGAATCAATTAGACCAAGAAAGCAAATTACAATTCAATAAATCAGTCGATGCTAGTcgatttttaaactatatttatcttttaaagatatatttaatcatttaattttcatgaaaattatatataacaaatattttggaacAATATAATTATCAAAGTAATTTTATGAATTatcaatattatttatttattttttatgtacatttttaaaattttgaaatgatagtTTAGTTACGTTGTCATGCTTATATAAACTGGTTGACAAGAGCTAGTCGAACCGACTAGACTAGTCAGCTTGAGAACTGAGAGTCAAATTtacttataaatttaattttcaaaacatattCAACTTAATTGAACAGATTTTCAAGCTTAATTCATTAAATTAGTATCATTTTCTTAAGCAATCTTATCACAATTGAATAAAAgaggtaaaacatttattttattAAGGGTAAAATTCATTTTCTCACATATACTTAATAGTTGACTGACGATCAACTTTCAGGTggttcatattttaaataaatttaaatcttaggatttatttttggtatttttctaaaATTCAAAGAATGGAGTatcatatttgaaaatttaagaTGCATTATTACTAGAGTCACATACACATATTATAAGCATGGTAACCATTTTTAGAACAATGCTGGTTGGGCGCTAGCTGGTTTACTCCTTATCAAAGAATTAAATGAGTACCTTTCCTACTCATAAAGATACTCCTGAATGCAAACTCTTTAAAAAGAGTTTTTCTTTAATTTcaccttttcaaaaataaaatataagtttGAAAAATTAATGCCTTGATTTTCtatacttgcattgttttcaaaaaaaaaaaatatcacaaaaTTTGTTTGGTTATAAACAAGCCACTTGGATCTCCTTGTATTCTCAGGAATAAAAAGTTTCCTTTCTAAACTCTCCCGCATACAAACAATTGAAATTAAATAGTTCGGAAATGTATTACTTTATGAATTTCCcttctctaattttttaaaaataaaaaacaattttcaaattcaagatttgaaAACAATACCAAATGGATCTCTAATTTCCTATTAATTGAAATGCCTCACTAGCAATGCAAGCAAGATGGGTTTGGAGCAAAAGGAACCCTAGAATTGCTGCCCTATTAGGGCAACCTTCCATGTCTTTAGACTTTCATTTGCCTTGGAGCAAAATATGTGTCTATGTTTCAATTTACATGGAGACGTGCTTCTGTATGAGAATTCATATTTCTTTATTTCGAAACAcctaagaaaataaaaacaaagaagaaaaaaactaaaaactaaatcatggtagaagagaagaaaaaaagaaagaaaatatattgatttatagTGACAAAATGTTTTGTCACATGCTCCGTTATTATTGATTTGCCAAAGGGGAAAATATAAGTTCCAATTATTCAATGCACTGACTAATGAAAAAATGGTGAATATGATTAttgatattgaaaaaaaaaaagagagagactAGGGGTATTTTAGAAAAATGCATATTGTTCATTATTTAAGGGGGGAAAAAAGTTATGGGTCcatttggattaagaattttacttggaaaaaaaaaaaggaaaataaggagacaatctatttttccttatattttccttctctgttaaatattataaaaaatgaatgtttgttttaatatgattaaaaattaagaaaaattaaacattaatgaTGTGTAATTTTGAAACTTCCTTTATagatttggtatttttttttttttcttatttttcttcataGTCAAACAAGAAAATGTTGGTTCtttgatattttccttttttatcactttttttaatataaaagtaatattattacATATGATGGATTAAGCTTGCGAGCAATGTTATAAAACGCAAATTCAACTCATTAAACAACTTGAGAACTTTTAATTCAACTCAAATTCAAGTACATCGAATCAAGTTAAATTATTAGAGCAAACACAACTCAAATATAACTCGTCAGTTAGTTTAACTCATATATATTCTTTGTGCCAAGTATGCCCTTATAGGATCATTTTTATATTAGCAATTAGTATCATATTGACCAAATAAGACATCTACCTTCAGACACGAACATATTTACGTTCTCATGTTTAATATAGGTTTGAAATATGACTTTCGTGCTAACGTAATGCTATTTTTTAGACACGTGAATTTAtaagtaattattttttaataacaaaaattTACTAAAATGATTCAACAGCTTTACTTagaaatactaaaaaaaaaaatgccaaaaaaatagtagtagaaatagaaaattttctttgaaaaagtgTAAGCACATAGGATTGAAAACCGCACAGAGGAAATTAAATTAAAATCGCACAAACATGTAACcatatcatctcataataattACATATACAATATGATGTCAGTCTAATAAAGCCGAGTTGAACTTTTTGTTGTGCCTTCCCTGTCAAGAAAGTAAACCTAAGAATGGTCCCAACACTTTTAAAACAGCCTTTATGAGTTGATAAGGACTACTCCTCCTTTCAATGTACTATcgcttttaaaaaaattattagctgtaaaaaggaaaaaataaaaaaaaaataattatcccACAATTTCAAGTTTTCTATTGTTGGTTTTAAgttttgtagtttttttttttttttgataaattataaatttaattgaTCAAAATGGAATATATACAGAAAACTCTGAAAATACACCGAGCAGGGAGGCCAAAGCTCCTAATCAAAACAAGTAGAACATCAAAACTATGACAAATCTTGAAACAAGTACAATCAAGGCACAAAGGCTTAAACAAGCAACATCAAAATTAGGAAAAACCTAAAAATAAgtataatcaaaactgggcataCTTAGAAATCAAAGGAAACGCAAGATGAACAGACCTCAAGGAGGCCTAGACCCCTTATTCTTGTTCTTACTTTTCACAGGATGAACAACACACCACCCATTTTCCATAGTCACAAGGGGAGCTTTTCCTTTATCCTTAATCTTTTCAGCAACATCAACACCAAGATTTTTCAAATTAGGAACAAGGACATTACCTTTATCCATTTTCTTTCCACTTTCTCTCACCCCCCGCATGAAAGAGGTAGCAATAGCCTTTTTTGTTTCTTTGGACCCTGCATTGTTAGAGCCATCGCCAGAGCTTTTACTCTTTCAACCATCAACCACAGTTTTCATTTGGTTGTCAATGGTCTTACAAGAGTCTAAGCAAACATTCAGTGACCACTCCTTGGATGTGGGACCTTTCTTCTTCTTACCTTTCTTCAGTTTCCGTTCTTTCTTATTCTTGTAGTTCACCCCTGCATTATCAAGCATATTACAAAACTTACAGAATTAAGGCACATTCTCATAAAACACCCTAATAAAAGACTGACTATTAGGCAAACGGACCTTCACACAACTCTTCAATTCTTTAGCAACATCAATCTCTACCAATGCCCTGGCAAAGGATATACTTTCCCTGTTGGTAGTCAGTTTATCTGCATGCACTGGACGTCCCAAAATAGAACAAATCTTCCCAAAAGCATTCAATGTCCAGAGTTTAAGAGGAAGTTCTCCAACTGAACCCAAATAGGCAAAATACTCAATTCCTCATTATTGAACCGAAACATGTTTGGCAACCTGTTAAAGAACAAAGGCCAACCAAGAGCAAGATAAGGACCACTTAGTAGCACTTTAATCATGTCCTCTTCTTTGCAAAACCTTAAAATAATCCAGCCACTCTTATGTGAAAAATCTCAGCCTTAATGTACCAAGATTCAACAATAGCATTAAGAGCAACTTTTCCTAGAAATTTGCCTACAAAGTAGCCCGCTAAGCAAAATTTCCACTTCTCTTTAGGATTGACCAAGTTTTTATCTTCAATAAGTGCTTCATCACCATCCAAATCAAAGACCCGGAGAGCACCACAATTTTCTTGGTGTCTGTTCTTAGCAAACAATTCAGCCCACAACACCTTCTTATCCCCTTTCATGAAGAACTCTTTCTCTCCACCTTTTGTGGCATTTTGACAAACACTTGGCGCATTAGTCCCAACTGTGCCCATTGAATCTCCCAAAGAGAACTGAATAGTAACACTGTGAACAGATCAAATAGGTAATTTGGACTACAACTGAAACAAGAAAAACACCTGAACAGAAGAAATGCTTTTCGAATTGGATAGCAGCTCAAACTCTAGCAAAGACAAAATTgctcgataaaaaaaaaaaaaaatgagctgaACTAAACTAAAATAGATCAAGTAGGTAAAAGACCAAATCGAACAAGCAGAATGGAAAATAACCAACTCATAACAAACGAGAAATCTCAAATCTAAACTCAATAGCACTGAATGAACACGAATGAGAACAATTTGAACAACAAACAATCACTCCTGTGTTCAACGCAACCCACAGAGCCGAGGTTTCTTATTCCACAAGCCTCCGATCCAAATTTGAAACATCAGAAAAAAATTCTAACAAACAAAACTGAAATCACCCTCCACTGTACTTCGAACCACAATCAATACTCAAAAATGAAACAAGCCGAAGTAGATTTCATTTTCTTTAAGAGTGAATCTTTCATCATAATCTTTCAATATATCAACTTTAAACCAGATCTGACTTCGTCCGTAACCAAGCGCCAAAGAGAAGTAGATCTGAAACGGATTTCCTCACAAATCAATCATTCTTGGGTTCAACGAAACCCATAGAAATCCAAATGCACCAAATCAACACTCAAGAAACTCAATCCCAACAACTTAGATATGAATCAGAACAACCCACAACACCATCCCGCATAGGCGAGAAAATGAGAAGTGAGCTCGCATGATCACAAATACAGCCAGGGGATTGAAAAACAACCTTCAGTCAAATACATAATTAAAaagtaatacaaaattatatgaatttttatttaaatacaagTACATCTATGTGTTTGGAAGGTTGGAtttcatattttgattttaaatttggaGGGTactgttgactttatgagtcaaatccggttttgataatgacaaatcacttggtatttgatttgtacgttgagattgtgaataggaacaatattttagcatgcacggaaagataaaaagtcatggaagccaaagcatacacatcttggcaaaatccatggagctaaaagagttgaagaatgaagatgcaagcgacaagtttaagatcgtcatgggaatgagtatttaggacttatgtatttacatacttcacatgatttaatttgaaactcaaattataccctagaatgatcttaggactcatgcatttcatgaacatcattaggggacattcattcatggacttagagatatttttaaaatcctgaaaaatattttataaaagagccaagaaagagagcaaaacggattttttgaactaaaaagaaaaattcaggaaTTGGTTACTTCAGAAGACGGACTTGACGTTCAATCGTCTAAAGTTGCAAttttagaagaccgaagttaagctcagtcgtctgaagaatttcttcagaagaccgactattaagttcagtcatttgaagaattaatGATGAAACACAAAACCTGGTGAAAAcatctcagaagactgaactcagacttcagtcgtctgaacccgacacttcaaaagactgaaccccaacttcagttgtctgatCCTATGttcaggttaattttttgaagctctaaggaacctcagtcgtctgggcctttaacctcagtcgtctgatccagcaagaaagtttaaaattttaatttttaatgagagaacacacaagctattttttgatccaacggttaagattgattctaagggtaaggtacctatatatttaatatctaaaccctagtgccccagaCTTTTGcaatagaattgagagacttgaacatattgctatacaATTGTCTGCACTCCAACATATActtatcaagcttgggcaaatcaactcagaaaaacgaAGGGATTTCACTTACACATCTTGACAATTACCTTTGGTGATTAAGGTTTGGTAAGTAAGGGATTATTTCGTGTTTTTTCAATATATAGAAATCTTGAAGTTtgttcatatctcatactcatatatctattactcctattgaagaagaaaaatcttGGTGTTgtttcataaaaatttatttgcgaaaggtttttctaaacattgaatctttggtgatcttcaagtttttatttttattcaaagactcagttattccaaaatctacttgattaaaaagtctaaaggttatctatatccacttgagagaaatattattGTGACAaaatgtgtttaaaatctttgcaatcttcaaagctttcTAAGTGTTCAAAGATTTAacttaagttctccaaagcattgatttatataagtatttttgagagatttgataaaagggaaatttagTGAATCACATTtttgcatataacgattatatcgttacatatatattgagtttcaagtttgatcatatgattatgtgttaggaatttcaactgtactcactagctttgttagaagcaacattgagtgttttacagatttgatattatattataatcacggttcgagttgtaAACTGGGTTTAAGGAGAgaactgtatctcttgtaagcagcagattaggaggaagttgtacctcttgtaagcagcggatgtaaaggaagctccgtcccaatttaaggagcaaagattttagtggaatccttgagtgggttgctcaaggcgaggacgtaggccgggttggctgaacctcataaaatcgtgtttgtattttctcttcccttatctttttattttctgcactacACTTCATTACTCGTACTTCATgcgtgtatgtttgaataacctcacacgcacttaattgggtaaaaagaattcattgaaaaaataaatttaaatcaacctAAAAAtcctgcatttaatttgttaaatatagaaattgggattaagtggttaataagtttgaaaaattttaaaatacccaattcaccccctctcttggaatAACACCTAAATCAACAGGTACCTTGATGAAGTGAATTACAAAATAACGTCAAGTTTTGTCTGattttttcaagttttaaaattttaatttaaggaTTTGAAATTGTTGTTTTGAATTTGATACGTGtggattttgataaatttgataaaattgtattgtatttcatctaaattcacacaattttaatttcaaaatttgaaatttatgttCCCAAACACAACATTATTTGTGTTTGGGATATTGGAGCTCAAATCTTTcaagtttcaaaattttaatttggaatTCATGTAATTCGAGGCTTGAAATTGGGTTTTTGGATTTGATCTATGTGGATTTTAATAAATTTAGTAAAATTGTATGTATTTGTGTCTAGGATATTGGAGCtcaaatcttaaatttagattttataaaataaaatacaaattataatattatattgaatttcattcaaattcaaaacattTTTGTGCTATTAAATAAATTGATAATatatttatcataaaaaaaatacgcaatttaaaatatgtatttaccaaagttttttttaaagaagTAAACAAGTCAATGAGTGGGATTAATTTGttcaattaaattgaataattGAGTTTTGAGATAGTGAGATTAAAAAAGTAAGTACATTCATTAAATGGgattaatttattaaaattaaattgacaATTTAATATTAACATCACACAGGTCtccattattaaaaaaaaaaaaatgtcattaaacttttgcATATTATTTCTACGTTCATTCAGCTTGCATGTTCACTTTTTTAGTTCCCTATCATTTAAAGTCGAATTATATGTCAGACCATTTATGTATATACCAAACTTTTCaagttttttgattttttctaagtagaatgaaggaaaaaaaaaacacacaaacatAGAAAATGagcaatcaaaaataaaataaaaagagtatAAACTTGGTATTTTTTTTGCGTCAATTTGTGCTGGAAATAAATAtgattttttcaagaaaaaaacttaaaattttggtGGATCCACAGGCCATGGTTGTGTGAAGAATCAGTTTTGTCATGTATAGCCAACAAAACAActtacaaatcaaataaaaaacaatttatatcaaagtGCTTGACAGATTGGCATTACccaatgaaaggaaaaaaaaaacattttattcattaaaattaaaaactattacatcttatccaaacaACACCCACCAATGGAACATAAACACCTCCCCATCAAATTCATTATTAACCCATTTTCCTAttgaaaagacaaaaaaattAACCCATTTTCATTTTCCCCTATTATACCATACCTATATAGTAACCCGAATATACTCGAACCCAATCAAGAACTCCACCCGAAAACCATTAGGTGCTTCAAAGGACTCATTACATTATTGTGCAAGCTAAGGTGTTTTCTTCGTTGAAATAATCAAAGCGGCCGACGCAGCCCCTCCGCCCCCCGCACCCGCAGTAGCAATAATCAGAGCGGCGGATGCAGCCCCTCCGCCCCCCACACCCGCAGTAGCAATAATCAGAGAGGCTGATGCAGCCCCTCCGCCCCCCGCATCCGCAGTAGCAATAATCAGAGCGGCGGATGCAGCCCCTCCGCCCCCCACACCCGCAGTAGCAATAATCAAAGATGCTGACGCAGCCCCTCTGCCCCCCGCACCCGCAGTAGCAATAATCAGAGCGGCGGACGCAACCCCTCCGCCCCCCGCAACCGCAGTAACAATAATCCAAGCGGCCGACACAACCCCTTCGCCCCCCGCACCCACAGTAGCAATAATCAGAGTGGCCGACACAGCCCCTCTGCCCCCTGCACCCGTAGTAGCACAACTGAGGGTACGCGTAATAGTCGTAGCAAGGTGGCGCCACCGGAGGAGGAGGGGTTTCTTTGGATTTGGGGTCGGTGGGTTTGGATTCGAGCTTTTTTGATTCTTTCTCCTTCTCGGGGACTTTGACCTCGATGCTCTTGATGGTTTTGCCTCCTTTGCAGATGAGCTTCTTGCGGATCTTGTCTGGAGAGCAGCAGAAGACGATAATCGTCACCTTGTCTTGCTTCTCATCGAAGATCTGGTCTTGAATTTCTCTTGTCCAAAAACATCAAACAATTTGCATTTATAAAATAAACAACTCAGtgattttccttattttttaagTTCTACTCACAAATCATTATGCAATATAAAATTCTCCGAAACGAATCAGGGCTGAAAAATTTAatgttaatatatatattgttgctATCAAAAATGTCGATCTGATCTCTAGCAAACTTTTCAATCCTAATCACCTGAAAAGAACGAAAACAAATgcggcttggaggacccggggtgtactccgggggatcactccgatgcctaagtaagggaacgcttcaaagaggttgaatgcaacagtaagattgggttaagagtgagttgaatgacttaccttagcCTCTTCCTTGCCCCCCTTCTTATAGGAGTTAGAATTTACCCTTTGGGTGATTTGCCTTTATTGCGCGGGGCTTGAATTGCTCCCGGGTCATAAAGAGTTTGCGCACATCACTTGGCCATTTAAACCGTTGGCgtagatctctcctcctctttattgagtTGGAATTGATTGCTCTCATCATATTGTTTgactttggggggggggggaccaTGGGCCAGGTGTTGTCTTACTCTTATTGGCtagtttattttgggcatatcagttgttcccccctcagtttcaaatttctgaaCGGAATTTTGAATCTGCACTTTCCCCCCGAAATATGTAAtgctccctcttcttcttctttttcttctttctttctctcttccaaCTCTTTTCTCTTTTGGGTGTTCCGAGCTGATATTCCGAGCTGCTTTGTGGAGGAATTTTACAGAATTGTTCCGAACTAGGGAGAATTTTCCAAACTGATGTTTCGAGCTAATATTTTGAGCTGTTTTGCGGAGGATTTTTACCGAGATGTTCCGAGCTGGAGAGAATTTTTCGAGCTGATGTTCCGAGCTGGGGAGAATTTTCCGAGTTAATATTCCGAGCTGTTTTGCGGAGGACTTTTACCGAGCTGTTCTGAACTGAGTGGTGAGGACATTTTTCGACCTCATGTTCCGAGCTAAGTGGTGGAGAACATTTTCCGATCTCATGTTCTGAGCTAATGTTTCGAGCTGAGTGGTGGAGGACATTTTCCGAACTCATGTTCCGAACTGAGTTTATCGAGCAGCTTCATGGAGCAATTTTTCAGAGTGGGACCCAAGTGTGCCGAGCTGATTCATGGAGCGAATTTGGATGAACTGATCTTACCGAACAGCTTCATGGAGCAATTTCTCATAGCAGGGCTTGCCAAATAAGTTTGCCGAGTAGTTCGTGCTGAGCTGCTTCATGGAGCAAGTTTTGCCGA
It contains:
- the LOC131153651 gene encoding uncharacterized protein LOC131153651, whose product is MSSENVLHHSARNISSEHEIGKCSPPLSSEHEVEKCPHHSVQNSSTRSARSSSAKEAKPSRASRSKSPRRRKNQKSSNPNPPTPNPKKPLLLRWRHLATTITRTLSCATTGAGGRGAVSATLIIATVGAGGEGVVSAAWIIVTAVAGGGGVASAALIIATAGAGGRGAASASLIIATAGVGGGGAASAALIIATADAGGGGAASASLIIATAGVGGGGAASAALIIATAGAGGGGAASAALIISTKKTP